A stretch of the Bacillus sp. FJAT-18017 genome encodes the following:
- a CDS encoding bifunctional glycosyltransferase/CDP-glycerol:glycerophosphate glycerophosphotransferase, producing MNFPEIKVSVITPVYNVEEYLRETLDSLVNQTCKEIEIIMVDDGSTDSSPEIIEEYAKKYSNVVFIRQENSGPGAARNNGLDHARGEFISFVDSDDILPEDALETMYEAAIEEGADVVTGASLSFNSKESWYIASHLNNGVYRPGEKALISNPELLYSLGPCNKLYRRSIVQDIRFPLDIKVTEDQPFVIEAYLRAKKMYTVDKIIYNYRQRETETNISLSQIVKVDSVAVLSDIFKSLKLSDQLWDKYIQNKVSRNAIKTSYYMRIAQADIWPAIRCAIDSKECDVQVKTFSMLLEWVKEMDRYVFNGIPILHRVMTYEIAERFDKVCEKAKDIYLQWLITAFSLMDPTAIHVLDISSRKKIFNVTKKAAKRKSLTPINYFLFKRKMKKYYTLARMATARRIVLPLSGFLPQQKKITFATNKFPAMSDSFQEIYKQLIDLRPDYEIKGYLKKKKNFKDFCRMYYDMATSKYVILDDYYRHLYKLKLPKRTEVIQTWHAAGAFKKFGHSSIGYADSNTVEFENQAHRSYTKAVVTCQEIVPLYAEAFKMPEKNIYPLGLPRTDIFFNEDAKQYIRNKYYGMYENLRGKKVITYAPTFRGGPGKRANFHLELELADMAKELGDEYVLVLKMHPSVTKNVKVPSEAKEFVVNMSQHDISEVMIMTDVLISDYSSLVFEFALLERPMIFFAYDLENYLEERGFYYEYEDFVPGPITSNTDEIIRLIKSGDFDMEKVRAFAERFFDHRDGQAAKRFVETLIKL from the coding sequence ATGAATTTTCCAGAAATAAAAGTGAGCGTCATCACCCCTGTATACAATGTCGAGGAATATTTACGGGAAACATTGGATTCGCTCGTAAATCAGACGTGCAAGGAAATTGAAATTATCATGGTTGACGACGGCTCAACGGATAGCAGCCCGGAAATCATTGAAGAATATGCTAAAAAGTACAGCAATGTCGTTTTCATCCGCCAGGAAAATTCAGGCCCGGGTGCGGCAAGGAATAATGGCCTGGATCATGCGCGTGGAGAATTTATCAGCTTCGTCGATTCTGATGACATCCTTCCTGAGGATGCTCTTGAAACCATGTACGAAGCCGCAATTGAGGAGGGGGCAGATGTAGTTACCGGTGCTTCCTTGAGCTTTAACAGTAAGGAAAGCTGGTACATAGCCAGCCACTTGAACAATGGTGTTTACCGTCCGGGTGAAAAAGCGCTGATTTCAAATCCTGAGCTTCTTTATTCGCTTGGGCCATGCAATAAACTGTATCGGCGCTCAATTGTCCAGGATATCCGATTCCCGCTTGATATAAAGGTCACTGAGGATCAGCCATTTGTTATTGAAGCATACCTACGGGCGAAAAAGATGTATACGGTCGATAAAATTATCTATAACTACAGGCAGAGGGAGACCGAAACAAATATTTCGCTCTCACAGATTGTCAAGGTTGACTCTGTAGCGGTCTTGTCTGATATTTTTAAAAGCCTGAAGCTTTCGGACCAGCTATGGGATAAGTATATTCAAAACAAAGTATCGAGAAATGCCATTAAAACAAGCTATTACATGCGTATTGCCCAGGCGGACATATGGCCAGCCATCCGCTGTGCGATTGACAGCAAGGAATGCGATGTTCAAGTTAAAACCTTCAGCATGCTGCTTGAATGGGTTAAGGAAATGGACCGCTATGTGTTCAATGGCATACCGATTCTCCATCGGGTCATGACCTATGAGATTGCCGAGCGATTTGATAAAGTCTGCGAAAAGGCCAAGGATATTTATTTGCAGTGGTTAATTACTGCCTTCTCGCTTATGGATCCAACTGCAATTCATGTTCTTGATATATCCAGTAGAAAGAAAATCTTTAATGTAACGAAGAAGGCTGCTAAACGCAAAAGCCTTACACCGATAAATTACTTCCTTTTTAAACGGAAAATGAAGAAATACTATACGCTGGCAAGAATGGCAACTGCCAGAAGGATTGTCCTTCCGTTGTCAGGTTTTCTGCCGCAGCAAAAGAAGATTACCTTTGCTACAAATAAATTTCCAGCAATGTCGGATTCTTTTCAGGAAATTTATAAACAGCTGATTGACCTGCGGCCTGATTATGAAATAAAGGGATATTTGAAGAAGAAGAAAAACTTCAAAGATTTCTGCAGGATGTATTACGATATGGCAACTTCGAAGTACGTGATTCTTGATGATTACTATCGCCATTTATATAAACTGAAGCTTCCAAAGCGGACTGAAGTGATACAGACATGGCATGCCGCCGGTGCTTTTAAAAAATTCGGCCACAGTTCCATTGGCTATGCGGATAGCAATACCGTTGAGTTTGAGAACCAGGCACATCGCTCCTATACGAAAGCCGTCGTAACGTGCCAGGAAATTGTTCCGTTGTATGCAGAGGCATTCAAAATGCCTGAAAAAAATATATATCCATTAGGGCTTCCCAGGACGGATATTTTCTTCAATGAAGATGCCAAGCAATATATTCGTAATAAATATTATGGTATGTACGAAAACCTGCGCGGCAAGAAAGTGATAACCTATGCGCCAACTTTCCGCGGAGGCCCTGGGAAAAGAGCAAACTTCCATTTGGAATTGGAGCTTGCTGATATGGCGAAAGAACTCGGTGATGAATATGTGCTCGTCCTTAAAATGCATCCATCCGTAACGAAAAATGTAAAGGTTCCAAGCGAGGCAAAGGAATTTGTCGTTAATATGAGCCAGCATGATATCAGTGAAGTTATGATCATGACAGATGTGCTAATCAGTGATTATTCGTCTCTTGTCTTCGAATTTGCGCTATTGGAACGCCCGATGATTTTCTTTGCTTATGACCTTGAAAACTATTTGGAAGAAAGAGGCTTCTACTATGAGTATGAAGACTTTGTTCCAGGGCCGATTACGTCAAACACCGATGAAATCATTCGTTTAATTAAGTCTGGTGATTTCGATATGGAGAAAGTCAGAGCATTTGCTGAGCGATTTTTTGACCACCGGGATGGCCAGGCGGCAAAACGCTTTGTTGAGACATTGATAAAGCTATAA
- the tagD gene encoding glycerol-3-phosphate cytidylyltransferase, which produces MKKVLTYGTFDLLHTGHINILKRAKALGDYLIVGLSTDEFNLIKHKEAYHSYEDRKEILEAIRYVDEVIPEENWEQKITDVLEHQVDLFVMGDDWKGHFDFLKEYCEVVYLPRTTGVSTTKIKSDLKR; this is translated from the coding sequence TTGAAGAAGGTTTTAACATATGGAACGTTCGACCTGCTTCATACAGGTCATATCAATATATTGAAAAGGGCAAAAGCCCTCGGTGATTACCTGATCGTTGGCTTGTCGACAGACGAGTTCAACTTGATTAAGCATAAAGAAGCGTATCATTCTTACGAAGACCGGAAAGAAATTCTTGAAGCAATCCGGTATGTAGATGAAGTCATTCCCGAAGAGAACTGGGAACAGAAAATCACTGATGTTCTTGAACATCAGGTAGATCTCTTTGTGATGGGCGATGATTGGAAAGGGCATTTTGATTTTTTGAAAGAATATTGTGAAGTTGTTTATCTGCCGCGGACCACAGGAGTTTCAACCACGAAAATCAAGTCGGACCTAAAGAGGTAG
- a CDS encoding CDP-glycerol glycerophosphotransferase family protein, whose product MREFAITAYLFIIRLIFTLFNMLPLKDKATFIVSFGDNTQYVYEEMLRQDIPFDAVFLCKGKSFDLFKDYESAKVIPFESGNFLHLIQSIYHVATSKRVIVDNYFGFLAAVDFRDEVECIQLWHATGAIKKFGLEDKSVSTRTKAAQKRFRDVYDCFDKVIVGSDVMATIFGHAFGLDDSRILRTGIPRTDFFFNEQEIRKNKQQLISQNPALAEKKVILYAPTYRDAELDQFKLQLDIEKMELELGRDHVLALRLHPAVKNDTDYASMFPGFVYDYSSAEYNINELLSLADILISDYSSIPYEFSLLKRPMIFFAYDLDEYKRDRGIAIDEFPGPIVRETESIIELIKKDAFDYGLLEKYAAKWNKYSRGNASAQLVGYMFGKEAESIREQRRAL is encoded by the coding sequence ATGAGAGAATTTGCGATAACTGCCTATTTGTTTATTATTAGGCTTATTTTTACATTGTTTAATATGCTTCCTTTAAAGGATAAAGCTACATTTATTGTTTCGTTTGGCGATAATACCCAATATGTTTATGAAGAGATGCTTCGTCAGGATATACCCTTTGACGCGGTTTTTTTATGTAAGGGAAAGAGTTTTGATTTATTCAAAGACTATGAATCTGCAAAAGTGATTCCTTTTGAATCTGGTAACTTTCTTCATCTTATTCAATCAATCTATCATGTGGCGACTTCAAAAAGGGTTATTGTTGATAACTACTTTGGCTTCCTGGCTGCGGTTGACTTCCGTGACGAGGTTGAGTGCATACAGCTTTGGCATGCGACTGGAGCGATTAAGAAGTTTGGCCTTGAAGATAAGTCTGTTTCCACAAGAACGAAAGCTGCCCAGAAGCGTTTTAGGGATGTTTATGACTGTTTTGATAAGGTAATAGTCGGCTCGGATGTAATGGCAACTATTTTTGGCCATGCATTTGGACTTGATGACAGCAGAATTCTGCGTACAGGCATTCCGCGTACAGATTTCTTTTTTAACGAACAGGAAATTCGTAAAAACAAGCAGCAGTTAATTTCACAAAATCCAGCACTTGCTGAAAAGAAAGTCATTCTTTATGCTCCTACTTATAGGGATGCGGAGCTGGATCAATTTAAGCTTCAGCTGGATATTGAAAAGATGGAACTAGAACTTGGCAGGGACCATGTATTGGCTCTCCGTCTCCATCCTGCAGTTAAGAACGATACAGATTATGCTTCTATGTTTCCCGGCTTTGTATATGACTATTCATCTGCTGAATACAATATAAATGAACTGCTTTCGCTTGCTGATATCCTGATCTCTGACTACTCTTCAATTCCTTATGAATTCTCGCTTTTGAAAAGGCCGATGATTTTCTTTGCCTACGACCTTGATGAATACAAGCGGGACAGGGGGATTGCCATTGATGAGTTTCCCGGTCCGATTGTCCGAGAAACGGAATCCATTATTGAATTGATTAAGAAGGATGCTTTCGATTATGGATTACTTGAGAAGTATGCCGCAAAATGGAATAAATATTCACGGGGGAACGCAAGTGCGCAGCTTGTCGGCTACATGTTCGGCAAGGAAGCTGAATCCATTAGGGAGCAAAGGCGTGCCCTTTAA
- a CDS encoding ABC transporter permease: protein MKSFFTVIKEQINSFYLVRRLSLFELKATNNNNYLGMAWEIINPAIQLLIYWFVFGYGIRSGANVGETPFVYWLLSGMSVWFFVNQSLLEGSKSIYTRINFISKMSFPMSVIPTYVIMSKFYPHLILVAIITIGLEIVGGHFSLFFIQLPYFMFATLMLLIAVSLITSTLATIVRDVQMIVTSIVRMLLYLTPLLWWPKEEDGWIMDIMMINPLYYIVEGYRASMLGTSWYIVENPELGLYFWGVVLVLFIIGSSLHVKFRNHFVDYL from the coding sequence ATGAAGTCGTTCTTTACTGTTATCAAGGAACAAATCAACAGCTTTTATTTAGTAAGACGTTTGTCATTGTTCGAGTTAAAGGCAACCAATAATAATAATTACCTTGGCATGGCTTGGGAAATCATAAACCCTGCAATCCAGCTTTTGATTTACTGGTTCGTATTTGGTTATGGAATTCGAAGCGGGGCAAATGTGGGGGAAACTCCTTTCGTCTACTGGCTTTTATCGGGAATGTCTGTGTGGTTTTTTGTTAACCAGTCACTTCTTGAAGGATCGAAATCGATTTACACAAGAATTAACTTTATTTCAAAAATGAGTTTCCCGATGAGTGTTATTCCAACCTATGTTATCATGTCAAAGTTTTATCCTCATTTAATATTGGTTGCTATCATAACGATTGGCCTTGAAATTGTTGGCGGGCATTTTTCGCTTTTCTTTATTCAATTGCCGTATTTTATGTTTGCAACCTTAATGCTGCTTATCGCTGTATCGCTAATTACATCGACGCTCGCAACGATTGTCCGGGACGTCCAAATGATTGTTACATCGATTGTTAGGATGCTTCTGTATTTGACACCATTACTATGGTGGCCAAAGGAAGAGGACGGCTGGATTATGGATATTATGATGATTAATCCACTTTATTATATTGTTGAAGGCTACAGGGCATCGATGCTGGGTACATCCTGGTACATTGTTGAGAATCCCGAGCTTGGCCTGTATTTCTGGGGCGTCGTGTTGGTCTTGTTCATTATTGGTTCTTCGCTCCATGTGAAATTCAGGAACCATTTTGTCGATTATCTATAA
- the tagH gene encoding teichoic acids export ABC transporter ATP-binding subunit TagH has product MSQTVLIENVYKKYKMHKKTSDKLLDVLLPGGYGEDFYALQDITFSAQKGDTIALIGVNGSGKSTLSNIIAGVIPPTHGSVKTVGQTSLIAIASGLNNNLTGRENIELKCLMLGFTKKEIQEMEPDIIEFADIGKFIDQPVKKYSSGMKSRLGFAISVTVNPDILVIDEALSVGDQSFAQKSKNKMFEFKEKGKTIFFVSHSMWQVKEFCEKAMWLEYGEIKAFGPVAEIVPKYEKFLKEFKEMTPQQQKAWKEKVIEKQSRMIEPTTKLT; this is encoded by the coding sequence TTGAGCCAAACAGTTTTAATTGAAAATGTATATAAGAAATATAAAATGCATAAGAAGACATCGGACAAGCTCCTGGATGTACTGTTGCCAGGCGGCTATGGCGAGGACTTCTATGCACTCCAGGATATAACGTTCTCTGCCCAGAAGGGTGATACAATTGCTTTAATCGGTGTAAACGGATCAGGTAAATCAACGCTCTCGAATATCATTGCCGGCGTAATCCCTCCTACCCATGGGTCTGTTAAAACCGTCGGTCAGACATCTTTAATAGCCATTGCTTCTGGCCTTAATAACAACCTGACAGGCCGTGAAAATATTGAGCTGAAATGCTTGATGCTTGGCTTCACCAAGAAGGAAATTCAGGAGATGGAGCCGGATATTATCGAGTTTGCCGATATTGGTAAATTCATTGATCAGCCTGTAAAAAAATACTCTAGCGGGATGAAGTCCAGGCTTGGATTCGCAATCTCTGTTACCGTCAACCCAGACATTCTTGTTATTGACGAAGCTTTGTCTGTTGGGGATCAGTCTTTTGCTCAAAAATCTAAAAACAAAATGTTTGAATTCAAGGAAAAAGGTAAAACTATATTTTTTGTCAGCCACTCCATGTGGCAGGTGAAAGAGTTTTGCGAGAAAGCTATGTGGCTTGAGTATGGAGAAATTAAAGCCTTTGGTCCCGTTGCTGAGATTGTTCCAAAGTATGAAAAATTCCTAAAGGAATTCAAAGAGATGACCCCTCAACAGCAAAAAGCCTGGAAGGAAAAGGTTATCGAAAAACAAAGCAGGATGATTGAACCTACAACTAAACTAACGTAA
- a CDS encoding O-antigen ligase family protein — protein sequence MRARFYTDWIERLFLLFILCQPFLDLLTSLAIRYSYPMFTIGILARTAFLLLALFYLFFAPKNRPTRFTKVLLLALTAILAVQITENASLKPVFSFPAEISYTLKILYFPLSLFAYRQLFLSDDTLAGTAEKYIAVSIALTGFIMILAGMSGSAYPSYEGGKAGHTGWFYAGNEIAALLAIGFPVVLLFALNRGFAWWPAVLAVLYSLFALGTKVGLGAIIITLSAGILSTGLILLRSREKRKAIVPLCVLIFLLVGSALYTPHAPVVQNVKIHMEWLGMDKQTQMEVETKVSQAQVDNLVYSGREKYLKNQANLLHQAPLNQKLFGMGYAGNYTEEPKLVEMDFHDLFFSLGLIGFSLYLALVGIACGWMVKSSIRWDSIKIQTIMKAVGVVLGFGIAYTAGHVLTAPGVSIYLAILLASFTKEAIPGRKESAP from the coding sequence ATGAGAGCCAGGTTTTATACCGATTGGATTGAAAGGTTGTTTTTACTATTTATACTTTGCCAGCCTTTCCTTGATTTGCTTACTTCCCTTGCAATCCGATATTCCTATCCTATGTTTACAATTGGTATCCTCGCCCGCACCGCATTTCTCTTGCTTGCCCTCTTTTATTTGTTTTTCGCGCCTAAAAACAGGCCAACCAGGTTCACAAAGGTACTTCTCTTAGCCTTGACTGCCATTTTAGCAGTCCAAATTACGGAAAATGCCTCTCTAAAACCGGTCTTTTCATTCCCTGCTGAAATATCGTATACTCTCAAAATTCTCTATTTCCCCCTATCATTGTTCGCTTATCGTCAACTATTCCTATCAGATGATACGTTAGCCGGAACTGCTGAAAAGTATATAGCTGTTTCGATTGCACTAACGGGATTCATAATGATTTTGGCTGGAATGTCAGGTAGTGCTTACCCAAGTTATGAAGGAGGAAAGGCGGGGCATACCGGCTGGTTCTATGCGGGCAATGAAATTGCTGCCCTCCTTGCGATTGGATTCCCGGTAGTCCTGCTTTTTGCACTAAATAGAGGATTTGCTTGGTGGCCGGCTGTTTTAGCTGTCCTATATAGTCTGTTTGCGCTTGGAACAAAAGTTGGGCTCGGAGCTATTATCATTACACTATCAGCCGGAATACTCTCAACAGGATTAATACTTTTAAGAAGCAGAGAGAAACGAAAGGCGATTGTTCCTTTATGCGTCCTCATATTCCTGCTGGTTGGTTCGGCGCTTTATACTCCGCACGCGCCAGTAGTTCAAAATGTCAAAATTCATATGGAATGGCTTGGAATGGACAAACAGACGCAAATGGAAGTGGAAACGAAAGTCTCTCAAGCACAAGTGGATAATCTTGTTTACAGCGGACGCGAAAAATATCTGAAGAATCAGGCAAATCTCCTTCATCAAGCCCCGCTCAACCAGAAGCTGTTCGGAATGGGATATGCGGGCAACTATACAGAGGAGCCGAAGTTGGTCGAAATGGATTTTCATGATTTGTTTTTTTCATTAGGTTTGATTGGTTTTTCCCTCTATCTAGCACTGGTTGGAATTGCATGTGGATGGATGGTTAAGAGCAGTATTAGATGGGATAGTATAAAGATTCAAACCATCATGAAGGCAGTGGGAGTTGTGCTTGGCTTTGGGATAGCTTACACCGCCGGCCATGTACTGACGGCTCCAGGAGTCAGCATCTACCTGGCAATCCTCCTGGCCAGTTTTACAAAAGAGGCAATCCCTGGGAGGAAGGAGAGTGCGCCGTAA
- a CDS encoding LTA synthase family protein translates to MRRNMVKRNPIIIRQLLYISLSSALALFVTESIYRGGPGMVIEWISGYPISVMAVGIWMLSYFGILFFANNKGFIVAAILSITILSAIALIGFYKEKLRGDPLVPYDLAMAAEAGKMAAVFMDLPVAVIGLVILLIFLLFGLAFVIVKKVKNTPYTTVYLYVPAGSAILFAIMTFLIFSQASFYSGGEAIGLKERYMKIGILAGLASNLGSHPEAPEGYEEQIERLVTRKGNEHEPKSKPNIIMIMSEAFWDPAIMETITFNKDPLPNFHRLSRLHPSGTLHVPVFGGSTANTEFEVLTSLSTQFLPPGSIPYKNLIKEPVPALPHTLRDAGYETTALHMYHNWYYNRDEVYRLLGFDRFVSLEFFSKPVKDMMYYRDDELMNEILRQVKEREKPNFIFAVTMQNHGPYRTDAKKFYATMEASLKEEGKSFSPESENILEFYADNLVEADKQLGRLTEALQNLGEPSVVVFFGDHLPLLGEDYKVYKEAAYLNGREGYREYMKTYQTPLLIWSTEPFKTETLNLGSSFLAPYLLNSIGLKGNYVTDFLAEQLNGGKALLLPEKFSRQSPVKGKERKMYESLQYDLLYGNKQGIRHSGMKINPSKKYRLGYGEPEIVRAVRSSYQGKEAIKLIGKNFTSSTEVFVDGEKLRSVYADQTTLYALSDNPGKEFNVQLKIIDSEGTMLSESSKRVKVE, encoded by the coding sequence GTGCGCCGTAACATGGTGAAGCGAAATCCGATTATAATCCGCCAGCTATTATACATAAGTCTTTCTTCTGCATTGGCTTTGTTTGTAACAGAGTCAATTTATCGGGGTGGACCAGGAATGGTTATAGAATGGATCAGTGGTTACCCAATTAGTGTAATGGCCGTGGGAATTTGGATGTTATCTTATTTCGGCATACTATTTTTTGCCAATAATAAGGGCTTTATCGTCGCTGCCATTTTATCTATTACAATCTTATCCGCTATTGCGTTAATTGGCTTCTATAAGGAAAAACTTAGAGGCGATCCGCTTGTTCCATATGATCTGGCGATGGCAGCTGAGGCAGGGAAAATGGCTGCTGTTTTTATGGATTTGCCAGTTGCGGTAATCGGTCTAGTAATCCTTCTCATCTTTTTACTATTTGGTTTAGCCTTTGTGATAGTAAAAAAGGTGAAAAATACACCATACACGACAGTTTATTTATATGTTCCGGCAGGGTCGGCGATTCTCTTTGCTATAATGACCTTCCTTATATTCAGCCAGGCATCATTTTATTCTGGCGGAGAAGCTATCGGCCTGAAGGAACGCTATATGAAAATCGGAATTTTAGCAGGGCTGGCAAGTAACCTGGGAAGCCATCCCGAGGCACCTGAGGGTTATGAGGAACAAATTGAAAGGCTTGTTACCAGGAAAGGAAATGAGCATGAGCCCAAGTCAAAACCCAATATCATCATGATTATGAGTGAAGCCTTTTGGGATCCTGCGATAATGGAAACTATCACATTCAATAAGGACCCATTACCAAACTTCCATAGACTATCCAGGCTTCATCCTTCAGGTACTCTCCACGTTCCTGTATTTGGCGGATCCACTGCCAATACTGAATTCGAGGTGCTGACGAGCCTGTCAACTCAGTTCTTGCCTCCTGGAAGCATTCCTTATAAAAATCTCATAAAAGAGCCTGTGCCGGCATTGCCTCACACGTTGAGGGACGCTGGCTATGAAACAACAGCGCTGCATATGTACCACAACTGGTATTATAACCGCGATGAAGTTTATCGTTTGCTTGGCTTTGACCGGTTTGTTAGTCTTGAGTTTTTTTCAAAGCCTGTAAAGGATATGATGTATTACCGGGATGACGAGCTGATGAATGAAATTCTGAGACAGGTAAAGGAACGCGAGAAACCTAACTTCATATTTGCAGTGACCATGCAAAATCACGGTCCATACCGTACAGACGCCAAGAAGTTTTATGCAACGATGGAAGCCTCACTAAAGGAGGAAGGGAAATCTTTTTCGCCTGAATCCGAAAATATTCTTGAATTTTACGCGGACAACCTGGTGGAAGCCGACAAGCAGCTCGGAAGGCTGACTGAGGCACTCCAAAATCTGGGTGAGCCGTCCGTAGTGGTGTTTTTCGGTGACCATTTGCCGCTGCTGGGAGAAGACTACAAGGTCTATAAGGAGGCAGCCTATCTGAACGGACGCGAGGGTTATCGTGAATATATGAAAACGTACCAGACCCCGCTTCTCATATGGTCCACAGAGCCATTCAAAACGGAGACACTGAACCTGGGGAGCTCTTTCCTTGCCCCTTATCTGCTCAACTCGATTGGTTTGAAAGGAAACTATGTGACTGATTTTCTGGCAGAGCAGTTGAACGGGGGCAAGGCGCTTCTTTTACCCGAGAAGTTTTCAAGGCAATCACCGGTCAAGGGGAAAGAACGGAAGATGTATGAGTCGCTTCAATATGACCTGTTATATGGGAATAAGCAAGGTATAAGACATAGCGGCATGAAGATTAATCCAAGTAAGAAGTACCGTCTTGGCTACGGTGAACCCGAGATTGTAAGAGCGGTGCGGAGTTCCTACCAAGGCAAGGAAGCCATCAAGCTTATCGGAAAGAATTTTACGAGCAGTACAGAGGTTTTTGTTGATGGAGAAAAGCTTAGGTCTGTTTATGCAGATCAAACCACCTTATATGCGCTATCCGATAATCCGGGCAAAGAGTTCAATGTTCAGCTGAAAATTATCGATAGCGAGGGAACGATGCTCTCTGAAAGCAGTAAACGGGTTAAGGTGGAATAA
- a CDS encoding glycosyltransferase: MDEILVSLTAGDWDGIKHRPHHFMRRAAQSGRTVLYVEPPVSLLGPLKNKASIATWKRWRQGLSKKEDNLYVLAPPPILPFGYKYRWINKLNQRLLALSLKNNIKKIGGQPSLYTFLPSAADMLALIPFRAVYYDCVDDHGAFKGLIDPKVVAELEIELLTRSNVCFATAKQLRDDRASLNPDIHLVPNGAEYEHFAKIQDVDLPVPEDVLSIKNPIAGFIGGISEWIDLDLIYQIALQLPEVSFVMIGPVDTDISIFTNLDNVHFLGPKPYSSLPVYIHAFSVCLIPFKLTKLTKSVNPIKMYEYLSAGKPVISTPLPEVLSYDGIVQIADGHAETVRILKEIVGNLEYHHSEEKVLPRQATGKENSWDARWKVIEQLLKTTRETG, from the coding sequence ATGGATGAGATACTTGTTTCGCTTACCGCAGGAGATTGGGATGGCATCAAACACAGGCCGCATCATTTTATGAGGCGGGCTGCACAATCAGGCAGGACAGTTCTATACGTCGAGCCTCCCGTGTCTTTATTGGGACCATTGAAAAACAAAGCATCCATTGCCACGTGGAAACGGTGGAGACAGGGGCTGTCAAAAAAAGAGGATAATCTATATGTACTCGCGCCTCCGCCCATCCTCCCATTTGGCTATAAATATAGGTGGATTAACAAACTAAACCAACGGTTGCTCGCCTTGTCCTTAAAAAACAACATTAAAAAGATTGGCGGCCAGCCAAGCCTATATACCTTTCTTCCCTCTGCCGCAGACATGCTGGCATTGATCCCCTTCAGAGCTGTTTATTACGACTGTGTCGATGACCATGGAGCGTTTAAGGGATTGATTGATCCGAAGGTGGTGGCGGAGCTGGAAATCGAGCTTTTAACCAGATCAAATGTCTGCTTTGCAACCGCAAAGCAGCTGCGTGACGACAGAGCCAGCCTTAATCCAGACATCCACCTGGTTCCAAATGGCGCTGAATACGAGCATTTTGCAAAGATTCAGGACGTTGATTTACCAGTGCCTGAAGATGTACTTTCTATAAAAAATCCGATTGCCGGATTTATTGGTGGAATCAGTGAATGGATTGATTTGGATTTAATCTATCAAATCGCACTTCAGCTTCCGGAAGTATCATTTGTGATGATTGGGCCAGTTGATACAGATATTTCTATATTTACTAATTTGGATAACGTTCATTTTCTTGGCCCAAAGCCTTATTCTTCACTTCCGGTCTATATCCATGCTTTCTCAGTCTGCCTTATTCCTTTTAAGTTGACGAAGCTTACCAAAAGCGTCAATCCAATCAAGATGTATGAATATTTATCCGCGGGCAAGCCGGTTATTTCTACACCGCTCCCCGAGGTACTCAGCTATGATGGAATCGTCCAGATTGCGGATGGCCATGCAGAAACAGTCCGTATTTTGAAGGAAATCGTTGGTAACCTTGAATATCACCATTCTGAGGAAAAGGTATTGCCCAGACAAGCGACTGGCAAAGAGAACTCCTGGGATGCCCGCTGGAAGGTCATTGAGCAGCTTTTAAAAACAACGCGAGAAACCGGCTAA